One genomic region from Thermomicrobium sp. 4228-Ro encodes:
- a CDS encoding serine/threonine-protein kinase produces the protein MSSSPPTVIAGRYRVEAPLGSGGMATTYLARDLVLDRPVAVKVLRLTSSQATDLARFEREARAAAAVSHPNVVQVFDAGQDGERRYIVMEWVDGGDLARLIRERAPLPVKEAVRITVDILQGLAAIHRAGIVHRDVKPANVLLDRQGRAKLTDFGIARRSDDPTLSGPVELVGTAAYVAPERVRGEPATPASDLYAVGVILYELLTGHLPYPGQTPEELLAQHLHAVPVPPRRWRRDIPPALEQVVLRALTKDPGARYRSAEAMLAALQAAAQQPGRAPVLGRSAAVAMRSGVEVGRPRLLALAGGATALSLAVVAVLAVLTWAQLGGGEPVPTPVPSPVAQATRSTATPTVAPTPTATATPVPTATPEPTPTPEPTPSAVVVLFGSLEIVQPTPPELRRFAEAPALELAPEEVEGAYLPYRDGALPGFTRDLANAALLFGQQSGTVRFVVPAGSERLLIEIEGRQSRGNPPAILALALGDRILWQGKDAFPGPDWARRSVIVAFDRLPEDVPVTVTLSNLGESSDRDDEPWLAIRAVRVRVAR, from the coding sequence GTGTCGAGCTCGCCGCCGACGGTCATCGCTGGTCGCTATCGGGTCGAAGCCCCACTCGGCAGCGGTGGGATGGCGACGACCTATCTCGCCCGTGACCTGGTGCTCGATCGCCCAGTCGCAGTCAAGGTGCTGCGTCTCACTAGCTCCCAGGCGACCGATCTCGCACGCTTCGAGCGAGAAGCGCGGGCAGCCGCCGCCGTCTCCCACCCGAACGTGGTGCAGGTCTTCGACGCGGGACAGGATGGCGAACGCCGCTACATCGTCATGGAGTGGGTCGATGGCGGTGACCTGGCGCGCCTCATCCGCGAGCGCGCGCCGCTTCCCGTCAAGGAGGCGGTGCGGATCACGGTCGACATCCTCCAGGGACTCGCGGCGATCCACCGGGCCGGCATCGTCCACCGCGACGTCAAGCCGGCCAACGTGCTCCTCGATCGTCAGGGACGGGCCAAGCTGACCGATTTCGGGATCGCGCGGCGCAGCGATGATCCGACGCTCAGTGGCCCGGTCGAACTCGTGGGTACTGCAGCCTACGTTGCCCCGGAGCGCGTGCGCGGTGAGCCAGCTACCCCAGCGAGCGACCTCTATGCAGTCGGCGTCATCCTCTACGAGCTCTTGACGGGGCACCTCCCCTATCCCGGGCAAACGCCCGAAGAACTCCTCGCCCAGCATCTGCACGCCGTGCCGGTTCCTCCCCGGCGCTGGCGTCGCGATATCCCGCCAGCACTCGAGCAGGTCGTGCTCCGGGCGCTGACGAAGGATCCAGGAGCGCGCTACCGCTCGGCTGAGGCGATGCTCGCTGCGCTGCAGGCTGCCGCGCAGCAACCGGGACGCGCACCGGTGCTTGGACGCTCTGCCGCGGTGGCGATGAGGAGCGGTGTCGAGGTGGGACGTCCTCGCCTGCTCGCGCTCGCTGGTGGTGCGACAGCGCTCTCGCTGGCGGTGGTGGCGGTGCTCGCTGTCCTGACCTGGGCACAGCTGGGCGGAGGCGAGCCCGTACCCACGCCGGTTCCATCGCCGGTGGCCCAGGCGACGCGATCGACTGCCACTCCGACCGTCGCTCCGACCCCGACTGCGACAGCAACTCCGGTGCCGACTGCGACCCCTGAACCGACGCCGACGCCCGAGCCGACCCCTTCAGCAGTCGTTGTACTGTTCGGTTCTCTCGAGATCGTGCAGCCGACACCGCCGGAGTTGCGTCGGTTCGCAGAAGCGCCTGCGCTCGAGCTCGCCCCGGAGGAGGTCGAGGGGGCCTATCTCCCCTATCGGGACGGTGCGCTGCCGGGCTTCACCCGCGACCTGGCGAACGCAGCCCTGCTTTTCGGCCAGCAGAGTGGAACGGTGCGTTTCGTCGTGCCAGCGGGCAGCGAACGACTGCTCATCGAAATCGAGGGACGGCAGAGTCGGGGCAACCCGCCAGCCATTCTCGCGCTCGCGCTCGGTGACCGGATCCTCTGGCAGGGGAAAGACGCATTCCCAGGCCCGGACTGGGCACGGCGGTCAGTCATCGTCGCGTTCGACCGTCTGCCGGAGGATGTGCCGGTCACGGTGACCTTGTCGAATCTCGGTGAGTCCAGCGACCGTGATGATGAGCCCTGGCTCGCGATCCGTGCGGTGCGCGTCCGTGTCGCGCGGTGA
- the accC gene encoding acetyl-CoA carboxylase biotin carboxylase subunit — protein MFRKVLVANRGEIAIRVLRACRELGIRTVAVYSEADAQARHVRYADEARLMGPAAATRSYLNSEAIIAAARETGAEAIHPGYGFLAENADFARACRDAGLVFIGPSPEAIQLMGDKAEARKLADAAGVPIVPGTPDKVTPEEALAFAERIGFPIMVKAAAGGGGRGIRIVRDRAEFEQALQIAAQEAHAAFGDGSLYLEKFLDRPRHIEVQVLADHHGNVVHLFERECSIQRRRQKLWEEAPSPALSPGLRAQICEAAVRLARAAGYTNAGTIEFLVDSGGSFYFLEMNTRIQVEHPVTELVTGIDIVKEQIRIAAGERLPWSQEEVSLRGHAIEFRINAEDPAMQFFPSPGVIERMELPAGPGVRCDFGFGPGDEVPPFYDSLIGKLIVWGRDRAEALARGRRALDELVIEGIATTAPFHQQLADDPEVIAAAYHVQFLDERLASPQ, from the coding sequence ATGTTCCGCAAGGTGCTCGTCGCCAACCGCGGTGAGATCGCGATCCGCGTGCTGCGGGCGTGCCGCGAGCTCGGTATCCGGACCGTCGCCGTCTATTCCGAAGCCGATGCCCAGGCGCGGCATGTCCGCTATGCCGACGAGGCTCGCTTGATGGGACCAGCGGCTGCCACCCGCAGTTACCTGAACAGCGAGGCGATCATCGCTGCTGCCCGCGAGACCGGTGCCGAAGCGATCCATCCCGGCTACGGCTTTCTCGCTGAGAACGCGGATTTCGCTCGCGCCTGCCGCGACGCTGGTCTTGTCTTCATCGGTCCGAGTCCCGAAGCGATCCAGCTCATGGGGGACAAAGCCGAAGCGCGCAAGCTAGCCGATGCCGCTGGCGTGCCGATCGTCCCCGGTACGCCCGACAAGGTGACGCCGGAGGAGGCACTCGCGTTCGCTGAGCGCATCGGCTTCCCCATCATGGTCAAAGCGGCAGCGGGTGGCGGCGGCCGCGGCATTCGGATCGTCCGTGACCGGGCGGAGTTCGAGCAGGCACTCCAGATCGCCGCGCAGGAGGCGCACGCTGCGTTCGGTGACGGGTCGCTCTACCTCGAGAAGTTCCTCGACCGCCCGCGTCACATCGAAGTCCAGGTGCTCGCTGACCACCACGGCAACGTCGTGCACCTCTTCGAGCGCGAGTGCTCGATCCAGCGGCGACGCCAGAAGCTGTGGGAGGAGGCACCCTCGCCGGCCCTCTCGCCTGGCCTCCGCGCGCAGATTTGCGAGGCGGCAGTCCGCCTGGCGCGGGCCGCTGGGTACACCAACGCCGGTACCATCGAGTTCCTGGTCGATTCCGGCGGTTCGTTCTATTTCCTGGAGATGAACACCCGTATCCAGGTCGAGCACCCTGTCACTGAACTGGTGACCGGTATCGACATCGTCAAGGAGCAGATCCGGATCGCGGCTGGCGAGCGGCTTCCGTGGTCGCAGGAGGAGGTCTCCCTGCGAGGCCACGCGATCGAATTCCGCATCAATGCCGAGGATCCGGCGATGCAGTTCTTCCCCTCACCCGGCGTCATCGAGCGGATGGAGCTGCCGGCTGGGCCGGGCGTCCGCTGCGACTTCGGCTTCGGCCCGGGCGACGAGGTGCCGCCGTTCTACGACTCGCTGATCGGCAAGCTCATCGTCTGGGGACGCGATCGCGCCGAGGCGCTCGCTCGCGGCCGGCGCGCGCTCGACGAGCTGGTGATCGAGGGGATCGCGACCACGGCCCCGTTCCATCAGCAGCTCGCCGACGACCCCGAGGTGATCGCTGCCGCCTACCACGTGCAGTTCCTGGACGAGCGGCTGGCGTCACCACAGTGA
- a CDS encoding (2Fe-2S)-binding protein encodes MQRVTISLTVNGQPVSAEVDARMTLADFLRDQLGLTGTKLGCEHGVCGSCTVLWDGAAVRSCLALAAQADGATITTIEGLATDSTMHPVQRAFWEEHALQCGFCTPGMVLTAVALLQENPAPSEAEIREALSGNLCRCTGYQNIVRAVQIAAERMQSDRGS; translated from the coding sequence ATGCAGCGCGTTACGATCAGCTTGACGGTGAACGGGCAACCAGTCTCGGCCGAGGTCGATGCCCGCATGACGCTGGCCGATTTCCTGCGCGACCAGCTGGGGCTCACCGGCACCAAGCTCGGTTGCGAGCATGGCGTCTGCGGAAGCTGCACGGTGCTCTGGGACGGCGCGGCAGTCCGCTCCTGCCTCGCCCTGGCTGCCCAAGCTGACGGAGCGACCATCACGACGATCGAGGGGTTGGCCACCGACTCGACCATGCACCCGGTCCAACGGGCGTTCTGGGAAGAGCATGCGCTCCAATGCGGCTTCTGCACCCCGGGCATGGTGCTGACGGCCGTCGCGCTCTTACAGGAGAACCCTGCGCCGAGCGAGGCGGAAATCCGTGAGGCGTTGAGCGGCAATCTCTGCCGGTGCACCGGATACCAGAACATCGTGCGGGCCGTTCAGATCGCTGCCGAACGGATGCAGAGTGACCGGGGATCCTGA
- the panB gene encoding 3-methyl-2-oxobutanoate hydroxymethyltransferase, giving the protein MTQRVTVADLVAMKRRGERIVMVTAYDYPTARLADEAGIPVILVGDSLGNTVLGYETTIPVTLSDMLHHTRAVTRAVRRALVVADMPFLTFQVTPEEALRNAGRLVQEGGAQAVKVEGGGPVVETVARLVRAGIPVMGHLGLTPQSVHALGGYRVQARSVAAIRQLFADALALEEAGAFAIVLELIPAPVARAVSEVVQVPTIGIGAGPGCDGQVQVLTDLLGLTPGPLPRHARAYADLAGIVSEALRRYAEDVRNGAFPGEAESFGLPRDLDAETVEAIAQEYRARREGGRDARGSDCG; this is encoded by the coding sequence ATGACGCAGCGGGTCACGGTCGCCGATCTGGTCGCGATGAAGCGGCGTGGCGAACGGATCGTGATGGTCACAGCCTACGACTATCCGACGGCACGGCTCGCCGACGAGGCCGGTATCCCGGTCATCCTGGTCGGTGACTCGCTCGGGAACACCGTTCTCGGCTACGAGACGACGATCCCGGTGACGCTCTCCGACATGCTCCACCACACGCGCGCGGTCACGCGTGCTGTTCGCCGGGCGCTCGTCGTGGCTGACATGCCGTTCCTCACCTTCCAGGTGACGCCGGAAGAGGCGCTGCGCAACGCTGGTCGCCTCGTCCAGGAGGGCGGTGCACAGGCCGTCAAGGTGGAGGGCGGTGGGCCGGTGGTCGAGACGGTGGCACGCCTGGTCCGTGCCGGTATTCCGGTGATGGGCCACCTCGGGCTCACGCCGCAATCGGTGCACGCGCTGGGGGGCTACCGGGTGCAGGCGCGCAGTGTCGCTGCCATACGCCAGCTCTTTGCGGACGCCCTCGCGCTCGAGGAAGCCGGCGCGTTCGCGATCGTGCTCGAGCTGATCCCGGCACCGGTCGCCCGCGCGGTCAGCGAGGTCGTGCAGGTCCCGACGATCGGGATCGGAGCTGGCCCGGGTTGCGACGGTCAGGTGCAGGTGCTGACCGACCTCCTGGGTCTCACTCCTGGCCCCCTCCCACGCCATGCTCGCGCCTACGCTGACCTGGCGGGCATCGTGAGCGAGGCGCTCCGGCGCTATGCCGAAGACGTGCGAAACGGTGCCTTCCCTGGCGAGGCGGAGAGTTTCGGGTTGCCGCGCGATCTCGATGCCGAGACCGTCGAGGCGATCGCGCAGGAGTACCGCGCTCGACGGGAGGGAGGCCGCGATGCACGTGGCTCGGACTGTGGCTGA
- a CDS encoding Lrp/AsnC family transcriptional regulator, with the protein MAARAYVLVHCDVGKARAVKEALEHVPGVLHADIVTGDYDLIVVAEQPTVEELGRLVLERIHGTPGVTATSTHVVVG; encoded by the coding sequence ATGGCAGCCCGTGCGTACGTTCTCGTCCACTGCGATGTCGGGAAAGCGCGAGCTGTGAAGGAAGCGCTCGAGCACGTCCCTGGCGTCTTGCACGCTGATATCGTCACCGGTGACTACGACCTGATCGTCGTCGCCGAGCAGCCGACGGTCGAAGAACTCGGCCGGCTCGTTCTCGAGCGGATCCACGGCACGCCCGGCGTGACGGCAACCAGCACCCACGTCGTCGTCGGCTGA
- a CDS encoding PEP/pyruvate-binding domain-containing protein, translating into MRDAPFVFDFAALSEHDRPLVGGKAASLGALLAAGCPVPPGFALTTAAYRYFLEANGLTGLFRLDHFDGANLDEAAAALSRRVEETFLAASLPDDLANQLAESYARLGQLVGSEAPAVAVRSSAADEDSQTASFAGQHETYLGIQGFDQLARAVRRCWASAYTPRAIAYRIHRGLSLEDAAVGVAVQVLVEPRAAGVLFTLSPRTGDRSLVVIEGSWGLGQAVVAGEVTPDEYVVSKVTLEVLRKHVNPKPFRYRRGGPDGSLVREELPPEQANAPCLDDTEIVELAQRARALEKHFGYPIDVEWAITDEPAKGTIYFLQCRPETVWSQKERPAVTMAINNPIMAIAQTLVRPAGNTRN; encoded by the coding sequence ATGCGCGACGCACCATTCGTCTTCGATTTCGCTGCACTCAGCGAGCACGACCGCCCGCTCGTCGGTGGGAAAGCCGCGAGTCTCGGCGCACTCCTCGCTGCCGGGTGCCCGGTCCCGCCGGGCTTCGCCCTCACCACGGCAGCGTACCGGTATTTTCTCGAGGCGAACGGCCTGACTGGCCTCTTCCGTCTCGACCACTTCGACGGAGCGAATCTCGACGAGGCCGCCGCCGCGCTATCGCGGCGCGTGGAGGAGACATTCCTCGCGGCCTCGCTTCCGGACGACCTGGCGAACCAACTCGCCGAGTCGTACGCGCGGCTCGGGCAGCTCGTCGGCAGCGAGGCACCGGCCGTCGCCGTACGGTCCAGCGCCGCCGACGAGGACAGCCAGACTGCTAGTTTCGCCGGCCAGCACGAGACCTATCTCGGTATCCAGGGCTTCGACCAGCTCGCCCGGGCTGTGCGCCGCTGCTGGGCGAGCGCCTACACCCCGCGCGCGATCGCCTACCGGATTCACCGTGGGCTTTCGCTCGAGGACGCCGCTGTCGGCGTCGCCGTGCAGGTTCTCGTCGAACCGCGGGCAGCTGGTGTGCTCTTCACCTTGAGTCCACGCACCGGTGACCGCTCACTAGTCGTCATCGAAGGCAGCTGGGGGCTAGGACAAGCGGTCGTCGCTGGCGAGGTGACACCGGACGAATACGTCGTCAGCAAAGTCACGCTCGAAGTCCTGCGCAAGCACGTCAACCCGAAACCGTTCCGCTATCGCCGCGGTGGGCCAGACGGCTCGCTCGTCCGGGAGGAACTCCCGCCAGAGCAGGCCAACGCACCGTGTCTCGACGACACGGAAATCGTCGAGCTGGCACAGCGCGCCCGCGCGCTGGAGAAGCATTTCGGTTACCCGATCGACGTCGAGTGGGCGATCACCGACGAGCCAGCGAAAGGAACGATCTACTTCCTCCAGTGCCGGCCGGAGACAGTGTGGAGCCAGAAAGAGCGTCCAGCCGTCACGATGGCGATCAACAACCCGATCATGGCGATCGCCCAGACGCTGGTCCGCCCCGCCGGGAACACGCGGAACTGA
- the panC gene encoding pantoate--beta-alanine ligase gives MHVARTVAELRRWRAEQAGRSVGFVPTMGYLHDGHLALVRRARVENERVVVSIFVNPLQFGPEEDYERYPRDLERDLALLRAEGVDLVFAPAVAEMYPPGFATTVVVRGPVAERLEGAARPGHFRGVATVVARLLNLVQPQRAYFGWKDAQQVLVVQRLVSDLALPVAIVPVPTVREPDGLAMSSRNVYLDPEERQAAAALPRALFAALEQFQAGERAAEALRRTVRERLAGTPVRLEYVSVSDRESFEEVERVERPALLLVAAWVGTTRLIDNVPLDPAAP, from the coding sequence ATGCACGTGGCTCGGACTGTGGCTGAGCTCCGTCGCTGGCGAGCCGAGCAGGCTGGTCGCTCGGTCGGTTTCGTCCCGACCATGGGGTATCTCCACGACGGGCATCTCGCGCTCGTCCGGCGGGCGCGTGTCGAGAACGAGCGGGTCGTCGTGAGCATCTTCGTCAATCCGCTCCAGTTCGGGCCAGAGGAAGACTACGAGCGGTACCCGCGCGACCTGGAACGCGACCTCGCCTTGCTGCGAGCGGAAGGGGTCGACCTCGTCTTCGCTCCAGCGGTCGCGGAGATGTACCCGCCCGGCTTCGCGACGACGGTCGTCGTGCGCGGGCCGGTCGCCGAGCGGCTCGAGGGGGCGGCGCGACCCGGCCACTTCCGCGGTGTCGCCACCGTGGTGGCGCGCCTCCTGAATCTCGTCCAGCCGCAGCGTGCCTACTTCGGCTGGAAGGATGCGCAGCAGGTGCTGGTCGTCCAGCGCCTGGTCAGCGATCTCGCGCTACCCGTCGCGATCGTCCCGGTACCGACCGTGCGCGAGCCCGACGGGCTGGCGATGAGCAGCCGTAACGTCTACCTCGATCCGGAGGAACGGCAAGCTGCTGCTGCGTTGCCGCGTGCCCTCTTCGCAGCGCTCGAGCAGTTCCAGGCTGGCGAGCGCGCGGCTGAAGCGCTCCGGCGCACGGTGCGCGAGAGGCTCGCTGGCACCCCGGTGCGCCTCGAATACGTCAGCGTGAGCGACCGGGAATCGTTCGAAGAAGTCGAGCGGGTCGAGCGACCAGCACTGCTGCTCGTCGCCGCCTGGGTCGGCACCACGCGCCTGATCGACAACGTCCCGCTCGATCCGGCGGCACCCTGA
- a CDS encoding FAD binding domain-containing protein, with the protein MAVRFPTPRAGTGWGIAELARRHGDFALAGAVAVLECGSDGTCTRAAVALFGVNSRPTRAAATEQVLVGSTLSGDVLREAAARAVEAIDEPLSDVHGSAAYRRQVTPVVVRRALEAAAQRAKA; encoded by the coding sequence GTGGCTGTTCGCTTTCCCACACCCCGGGCCGGTACCGGCTGGGGGATCGCTGAGCTCGCCCGCCGCCACGGCGACTTCGCGCTCGCCGGAGCAGTCGCTGTGCTCGAGTGCGGGAGCGATGGCACCTGCACACGTGCAGCCGTTGCGCTCTTCGGTGTGAATTCCCGGCCGACACGCGCCGCAGCGACCGAGCAGGTACTGGTCGGCAGCACCCTGAGTGGCGATGTGCTACGGGAGGCTGCTGCGCGAGCGGTGGAGGCGATCGACGAGCCCCTCTCCGATGTCCACGGTTCAGCAGCCTACCGACGTCAGGTCACTCCGGTCGTCGTCCGACGAGCGCTCGAGGCAGCAGCCCAGCGAGCCAAGGCCTGA
- a CDS encoding Rossmann-like and DUF2520 domain-containing protein, with the protein MALLGAGGAATALGTALAVAGIVVAAVWSRRFERAQALAAQLPRAEAVADPQAAVDRGALVVLAVPDSAIAPLCSQLRWRAGQAVIHLAGAYGRELLEPAARAGAETGAFHPLQTFAGRTDPSAWRGVGVAIDADPPLAAELTWLARRLGAEPFALDPAQRPLYHAAAAIAANGFVALVGTAAELLARAAGFERAHAVRHLLPLLRGVLDNLEWLGLPQALTGPVARADRATLERHLQALAQAAPEQLALYRALARAMLPLARERAAADPERLAALEALAQWLAAGQHGEEVPR; encoded by the coding sequence GTGGCGCTGCTCGGGGCCGGTGGTGCCGCGACTGCGCTCGGTACCGCGCTCGCAGTCGCTGGGATCGTCGTAGCCGCTGTATGGAGCCGCCGGTTCGAGCGGGCACAGGCGTTGGCAGCCCAGCTGCCTCGTGCCGAGGCGGTCGCTGATCCGCAGGCTGCGGTCGATCGCGGCGCGCTCGTCGTCCTGGCGGTGCCGGACAGCGCGATCGCTCCGCTCTGCAGCCAGCTTCGCTGGCGAGCCGGTCAGGCAGTGATCCATCTGGCTGGTGCCTACGGTCGCGAGCTGCTCGAACCGGCCGCTCGCGCCGGCGCTGAGACGGGCGCGTTCCATCCGCTTCAGACCTTCGCCGGCCGGACCGATCCCTCAGCCTGGCGCGGCGTGGGCGTCGCCATCGATGCCGATCCACCGCTCGCCGCCGAACTGACCTGGTTGGCTCGACGGCTCGGTGCCGAGCCGTTCGCGCTCGACCCAGCCCAGCGACCGCTCTACCATGCCGCGGCGGCGATCGCCGCCAACGGGTTCGTCGCGCTGGTGGGGACGGCGGCCGAGCTCCTCGCCCGAGCAGCCGGCTTCGAACGAGCGCACGCGGTACGCCATCTCCTGCCACTCCTGCGTGGCGTGTTGGACAATCTGGAGTGGCTCGGCTTGCCGCAGGCGCTCACCGGGCCGGTGGCGCGGGCCGACCGGGCGACGCTCGAGCGACACCTGCAGGCGCTCGCACAGGCCGCCCCAGAACAGCTTGCCCTCTATCGGGCGCTCGCTCGGGCGATGCTCCCGCTCGCGCGCGAACGCGCAGCCGCTGACCCCGAGCGCCTGGCCGCGCTCGAGGCGCTCGCCCAGTGGTTGGCTGCGGGGCAGCATGGCGAGGAGGTGCCACGATGA
- a CDS encoding sortase has translation MEKRRPLRKLSMPGHDAGARQARQWFRFGRAAPAAQDRSGRVQLSLLGGILILIGLFLLAVAAMGTAATRPTPEPPPSQVATLTTPPPPLQAVPTTIPTPAPSPTATPGLGAAVQPTVEPTAVPTPTPKPKLPPPTRIQIPSVGIDAPVVEVGYKVVEIEGVQVIEWEVAEYAAGHHNTSANPGEGGNIVITGHNDWKGEVFRTLEHVKLGDEVILTSDAGVFRYRVTEIHYRKEVGVPLEERIATGRFLDPMPEERVTLVTCWPYGIDDHRIIVVAKPVD, from the coding sequence TTGGAGAAGCGGCGCCCCTTACGCAAGCTCTCGATGCCTGGTCACGATGCGGGTGCAAGACAGGCGCGCCAGTGGTTTCGCTTCGGTCGTGCAGCCCCAGCAGCCCAGGATCGTTCGGGGCGTGTCCAGCTGTCCCTCCTCGGTGGAATCCTGATCCTGATCGGCCTGTTCCTGCTCGCGGTGGCGGCGATGGGAACGGCAGCGACCCGGCCGACTCCGGAACCCCCACCGAGCCAGGTCGCGACGCTGACCACCCCACCGCCGCCACTGCAAGCCGTGCCGACGACGATACCGACTCCAGCACCATCCCCCACGGCCACGCCTGGTCTGGGGGCCGCGGTACAACCGACGGTCGAGCCGACCGCCGTGCCGACTCCAACCCCGAAGCCGAAGCTGCCGCCGCCGACGCGGATTCAGATTCCATCGGTCGGCATCGACGCACCGGTCGTCGAGGTGGGATACAAGGTCGTCGAAATCGAGGGCGTGCAGGTGATCGAGTGGGAGGTTGCCGAGTACGCGGCTGGGCATCATAACACGTCGGCCAACCCCGGCGAGGGAGGGAACATCGTCATTACGGGGCATAACGACTGGAAGGGTGAAGTCTTCCGGACCCTCGAACATGTCAAGCTCGGCGACGAGGTCATCCTGACCAGTGACGCTGGCGTGTTCCGGTACCGCGTCACGGAGATCCACTACCGGAAGGAGGTCGGCGTTCCGCTCGAGGAGCGGATCGCGACCGGCCGGTTCCTCGACCCGATGCCGGAGGAGCGCGTGACGCTGGTGACCTGCTGGCCGTACGGGATCGATGACCACCGCATCATCGTCGTCGCCAAGCCGGTCGATTAG
- a CDS encoding PEP-utilizing enzyme translates to MVLHEYRRRLPASPPGLDRRSHAVVSVLADSIQRLQRGENLDRDTASLREERDRITQGYRELLATEEEKQAFDQILALTRDVYYSIEDHKFYVEHWYQSRFWNKVRELGKLFVAGGFFQDIEDIFLLHYTELERALMDLLLSWSIGTVARGPKYWPPEIARRKQIMERLRAWAPPPALGVVPEVIGDPAIIMLWGITPERLRAWLAPEEGNVLRGFAAAPGVVEGPARVVLSIEELQEVKDGEILVCSVTEPSWAPVLARVRGMVSDIGGVMSHAAIVAREYRIPAVLGTGVATKRIRTGQMLRVDGDNGVVTILD, encoded by the coding sequence GTGGTTCTACATGAATACCGGCGACGGCTTCCAGCATCACCACCGGGCCTGGATCGACGATCCCACGCCGTCGTCAGCGTGCTGGCCGACTCTATCCAGCGGCTGCAGCGCGGCGAAAACCTCGACCGCGATACCGCCTCGCTTCGCGAGGAACGCGACCGGATCACACAAGGCTACCGCGAACTCCTGGCGACCGAGGAGGAGAAGCAGGCATTCGATCAGATCCTGGCACTCACCCGCGATGTCTATTACTCGATCGAGGACCACAAGTTCTACGTCGAGCACTGGTACCAGAGCCGCTTCTGGAACAAGGTACGCGAACTCGGCAAGCTCTTCGTCGCCGGCGGCTTCTTCCAGGACATCGAGGACATCTTCCTCCTCCACTACACCGAGCTCGAGCGAGCGCTCATGGACCTCTTGCTCAGCTGGAGCATCGGAACCGTCGCGCGCGGGCCGAAGTATTGGCCGCCGGAAATCGCCCGACGCAAGCAGATCATGGAGCGCCTGCGCGCCTGGGCACCGCCGCCCGCGCTCGGCGTGGTGCCGGAGGTCATCGGCGACCCAGCGATCATCATGTTGTGGGGAATCACGCCGGAGCGCTTGCGGGCGTGGCTTGCGCCCGAGGAGGGGAACGTCCTGCGCGGCTTCGCCGCCGCACCCGGCGTCGTCGAAGGACCCGCGCGTGTCGTCCTCAGCATCGAGGAACTGCAAGAGGTCAAGGACGGCGAAATCCTGGTCTGCTCGGTGACCGAACCGAGCTGGGCACCCGTTCTCGCCCGGGTCCGTGGTATGGTTTCCGACATCGGCGGCGTCATGTCGCACGCAGCGATCGTTGCCCGCGAATACCGGATCCCGGCTGTCCTCGGTACCGGCGTCGCCACCAAACGGATCCGCACCGGGCAGATGCTGCGCGTCGACGGTGACAACGGCGTAGTCACGATTCTCGACTGA